In the genome of Nocardioides sp. NBC_00368, the window CGAGCGCAGGATGGCCCGGCTGCGGTGCAGACCAGGGCGCCGAGCTCCATGACGGCGACCGACCAGGTGGCGGCGGTGGGCTCGTCGTGGGGGAGTACGCCGGCGGCGAGCTCGCGCTCGGCCTTGTTGACCGACGGTGCGGGGAACTCGACACCGCTGAGCGTCCTGGCGAAGACGCGGCGTACGTTCGTGTCGAGGACCACGTGGCGCTTGCCGTAGGCGAAGGTGGCGATGGCCGCCGCGGTGTAGTCGCCGACGCCGGGGAGCGCGATCAGCTCGTCGTAGGAGTCGGGCACCTCGCCGCCGTGCTGCTCGACGATCGCGGTGGCGGCGGCGTGCAGGCGCAAGGCTCGACGGGGGTAGCCGAGGCGGCCCCAGGCGCGGACAGCCTCGCCGGTCGGCTCTGCGGCCAGATCGGCAGGGGTCGGCCAGCGCTCCAGCCACGCCTCGTGGACGGGGAGCACCCGGGAGACAGGGGTCTGCTGGAGCATGAACTCGCTGACCATCACCGACCACGGAGTCGCGGTCGCGGTCCGCCACGGGAGGTCGCGGGCGTTGGCGTCGTACCAGTCCAGAACGGCGTCGTGGAGTTCGGTCACACCCCGATTGTGCCGTGCGACAGGTATTGTCACGGAGTGGCACCCCGAAACCTGGGCGAAGGGTCATTACGGTGTCGCCTATGGCCCGTGCGAGAAGGACTGGAGGACGACTGCCGGCCTCGGTCTACTGGCGTCGGAGGCTGGCGGTGCTCGGCATCGTCATGCTCCTGATCGTCGGGATCTCGCGCTTCTTCCTCAGCGGGTCCGACGGGTCGGACGACACCGCGAAGCCGGTGGCTGACCAGCCCACCGCCACCGTGACGGTCACGCCGACGCCGAGTGCGGAGCCCTCGAAGAAGGCGGGCAAGGCGGGCGGTAACAAGCCCGCGAAGCCGAAGAGCAGCGCGCCGCCGGAGCCCACCGGCGAGTGCTCGCCCTCCGACATCGTCGTCGAGCCCGCCGTCACCGACGGCTACTCCTACGACAACGTCACCATCCCGCTGCAGCTGCGCACCGTGAAGGCGACCGCGTGCACCTGGAAGCTCTCCGCGGACGCGCTGCAGGTGCGGATCTCGCAGAAGGGTGGCGACCTGGTCTGGTCGACGGTCGACTGTCCCAAGGCGGTGCCGACCAAGGAGATCGTCGTACGCCGCGACGTCGTCACCACGCTGCCCCTGACCTGGACCGGCCGCCGGGTCGTCGCCGGCGAGTGCACCGGTCACGGCCCGTGGGTGAAGCCGAACTTCTTCGTGATCGTCGCCGCCGCCCTCGGTGGCGAACCGTCATCGGCCACGTTCGGCCTCTACAAGCCGGGCAGCGCCCTGTCGCGTACGGAACCCGATTCTCCGGTGCCGAACAGGTAGAACCGGCAGCCGAATCTGCAGTTGTGGCGAACGAAACGACAGTTTCGTTCGCCACAACTGCAGATTCAGCCGCCAGAACTCAGGACTCGGCGAGGGGTCAGACGTAGCGTTCGAGGATGGTGGACTCGGCCAGGCGGGAGAGGCCCTCGCGGACGGAGCGGGCGCGGAGCTCGCCGACGCCCTCGACGGCCTGGAGGTCGTCGACGCTGGCGGAGAGGAGCTTCTGCAGGGTGCCGAAGTGGTCGACGAGGCGGTCGACCACGGCGGGTGGGAGCCGGGGGACCTTCGCGAGGAGGCGGTAGCCGCGCGGGGCGACGGCGCCGTCCAACGCATCCGAAGTGGTCAGGCCCAGGACCCGGGCGGTGGCGGCGGGGTCGACGAGCTCTGCGGAGTTGAGCGCCTCGAGCTCGGCGAGGAGCTCCTCAGGCGAACGCGCGCGGCGGCCGCGGGGGAGGTAGTCGCGGATGACCATCTCGCGCTCAGCGTCGACGCCGGTGATGAGCTCCTCCAGCTGGAGGGACAGCAGCCGGCCGTCGGTGCCGAGCTCGAGCACGTAGTCCTCGATCTCACGGGCGATGCGGGTGACCATCTCGAGGCGCTGGGCGACGACGGCGACGTCGCGCACGGTCACAAGGTCCTCGATCTCCAGCGCCGACAGGGTGGACGCCACCTCGTCGAGTCGGAGCTTGTAGCGCTCCAGCGTCGCCAGCGCCTGGTTGGCGCGGGAGAGGATCTGGCCGGAGTCCTCCAGGACGTGGCGGGTCTGTCCGACGTACGCAGCGATGATCTGCATCGACTGGGACACCGAGATCACCGGGTGACCGGTCTGCTTCGCGACCCGGTCGGCGGTGCGGTGCCGGGTGCCGGTCTCGGTCGAGGGGATGGTGTGGTCGGGCATCAGGTGGACCGCGGCCTGCACGATGCGGCTCAGCGAGTCGTCGACGATGATCGCCCCGTCCATCTTGGCGAGCTCGCGCAGGCCGGTGGAGGTGAACGGCACGTCCAGCGTGAAACCACCGGTCGAGATGGCATCGACCATCTTGTCGTGGCCGAGCACGATCAGCGCGCCGGTGCGGCCGCGAAGGATGCGCTCGAGCCCGTCACGCAGCGGTGTTCCGGGCGCGATCAGAGCGAGCGTCTCGCGCAGTCGGAGTGAGTCCGCGGTGCGGTCGGCGGGCACGAGATTCCTTTCGGAGTGGGATGGGGTGATTCTAACCGTGGATCCAACCGTAATGCCGAGAACGATCGGCCACGAGTCCCCAAGCCGATCACACCAAGCGGAGGAATTCCAGCGCGGCACTGATGCTGTGGACCTCAAAGACACGCATGCCGTCGACATCGCGCTCATTGGGGCGGTTGGGCACCGGAGTGCCCGGGTCGGCTGGGACGACCGCGACGGTGAACCCCAGCCGCGCCGCCTCAGAGAGCCGCTGGTCGAGATCGCGCACCCGCCGCAGCTCGCCGGCCAGGCCGATCTCCCCCAGTGCCACCACCCCGCGTGGCGTCGGTGTGCCGGTGTGGCTGGAGGCGACCGCGAGCGCCATCGCCAGGTCGGCGGCCGGATCGCTGATCCGGGCCCCGCCGACGGTCGAGGCGAACACGTCACGGCCCGAGAGGCCGACCCGTGCGTGTCGCTGCAGCACGGCGAGGATCATCGCGAGCCGGGAGCCGTCCAACCCCGAGGTCGTACGCTTCGCCCGCTCCTCCGCACCCAGCACGGTCAGCGCCTGGATCTCGGCGAGCAGCGGGCGGCGCCCCTCCATCGTCACGGTGACGCACGTGCCGGGTACCGAGACGTGATGGGTCTCCACGAAGAGCCCGGACGGGTCGGTGACCGCGACGATGCCCTCCGAGGACAGGTCGAAGCAGCCCACCTCGTCGACCGGGCCGAAGCGGTTCTTCATCGCCCGCACCATCCGGAACCGGGAGTCGCGGGCACCCTCGAAGTGGAGGACCACGTCGACCAGGTGCTCCAGCACCCGCGGCCCGGCGATCGCCCCGTCCTTGGTCACGTGGCCGACCACGACGGTGGTGATGTTGCGGGTCTTGGCGACTCGGATCAGCGCCGCCGCCACCTCGCGCACCTGGGTCACGCCACCGGGAACACCCTCGACCCCGGAGGCGCCGATGGTCTGCACCGAGTCGACCACGATCAGGTCGGGCCGGGTCTCCTCGATGTGGGTCAGCACGGCACCGAGGTCGGTCTCGGCGGCCAGATAGAGCTCGTCCTGGATCGCGTTGGTCCGGTCGGCCCGCAGGCGCACCTGCGAGGCGGACTCCTCGCCCGTCACATAGAGCGCCCGGCGTCCGTAGCGCGCCGTCTGCGCCGCCACCTCGAGCAGCAGCGTCGACTTCCCGACGCCCGGCTCGCCCGCCAGCAGGATGGCGGCCCCCGGCACCAGCCCGCCGCCGAGCACCCGGTCGAGCTCCGGCACCCCCGACGTACGCCGTTCCGACTCGGTCACCGACACCTTCCCGATCGGCACCGCGGCGGTGGAGACGGGGGCCGCCGGCGTACGTCCGATCGGGGCCGCCGTCTCGGCGACCGACCCCCAGGCCTGGCACTCGCCGCAGCGACCGACCCACTTCCCGGTCTCCCAGCCGCACTCCGAGCAGCGGTAGGTGGCGCGTTTGGACGATCGTGCGGTAGCCATGGCCAGCAACTTAGACCAAGGCACCGACAAGGAATGGGGCCTAAAGCGTCCCCAGGGGCCGGCAGTCGTTACCATGGCTTGGAACGATCCAGAGTTCCACATCGGCATCAAGGGAGGCAGAGCGTGGCGGTGCCGCGTTCCGGCGGTCATATCTCGGCCGCTCCGCCGACCCTGGCGGACGTCGCGGAGCTGGCCGGCGTGTCCCGCCAGACCGTGTCCAACGCGGTCAACAACCCTGACCTGCTGCGCGCCGACACCCTGGCCCGCGTTCAGGACGCGATCGACAAGCTCGGCTACCAGCCCAACCGTGCGGCCCGGAGCCTGCGGACACGAGCCAGCCATCTGATCGGCCTGAGGATGCCCGCCCTCCAGGAGGGCACGGCCAACGCGATGATGGACCGGTTCGTGCACACCTTCGTCGAGGCCGCGGCCGAGACCGGCTATCACGTGCTCCTCTTCTACGGAGACCCTGCCGACCCGCTCGACGGCTACGACGAGCTGCTCAGGTCGACGGCGGTCGACGCGTTCGTGGTGACCGACACCCACCTCGGCGGCCAGCAGACGACCTGGCTGCAGTCCCGGCGCGCACGGTTCGTCTCCTTCGGACGCCCCTGGACCCAGCCCGACGCCAAGCACCCCTGGGTCGACGTCGACCTCGCCTACGGTGCCGAGATCGCCACCGAGCACCTGATCGAGCGCGGCCACTCCAAGATCGCCTGGATCGGCTGGCACAAGGACTCCCTCCTCGGTGAGGAGCGGCGCAGCGGCTGGATCCACGCGATGCACACCCACGGCCTCTCGACCACCGGGCTGGCCTCGCGCACCGAGGACTCGATCAGCTCGGGCAAGGCCGCCGCCGACGCGATCCTCGACGAGACCGAGCCGACCGCGCTGGTCTGTGCCTCCGACACGCTGGCGATGGGCGTGCTCCACTCCCTTTTCGAGCGGCGCCTGCGGCTCGGTGAGGATGTCGCGGTCGTCGGGTTCGACGACTCCCAGGTCGCGCAGACGGTGCCGCCGGGCATCACGTCCGTACGTCCTCCGCTGGAGGAGGCCGCGCGCGAGCTGGTCAAGGCGCTCGAGGAGCTGCTGGCCACTCCGTCCTACGCCGCGCCCGGCGTGATGCTGAAACCGGCCCTGACCGTCCGCGGGTCTTCATAGCCAGACCGATCCGCGGGACGATGGCGTCATGGGAACTGAGCAGATCGTCGTCATCGGTGCTGGTCTCGCGGCTGTCAGCGCCATCGAGGCCCTTCGCGACGAGGGGTACGCCGGCCGCCTGACCCTGGTGGGGAAGGAGCCGGAGCTGCCCTACGAGCGCCCGCAGCTCTCCAAGGACTTCCTCTCCGGAGCCAAGGAGTTCAAGCTCTCCCACGACAAGGCGTGGTTCGCCGAGAAGGACGTCACCGTCCTGACCGGCACCACCGCGACCGCCCTGAACCTGGACGGCGGCACCGTCACGCTCGACAACGGCGAGGAACTGCCCTTCGACCAGCTGCTCCTGGCCACCGGGGCCGACCCGAAGACGCCGCCGATCCCGGGCGTCGAGAACGCGATGACCCTCCGCACCGTCGAGGACGCCCGCCGCCTCAAGGAGGCGATCGAGCCCGGCACCCGGGTGGTCGCGGTCGGCGGCGGCTGGATCGGGCTCGAGGTCGCGGCGTCGGTGACCGCGCTCGGCGGGAAGGCGGTCGTGCTCGAGGCGGCCGCGCAGCCGCTGCTCAACGTCCTCGGCCCGACGCTCGCCGAGCACGTCGCCGCCCTCCACACCCGTCATGGGGTCGAGGTCCACACCGGGACGACGGTCGAGGCGATCGAGCCCGGTCTCGTACGCACCAGCGCCGGCGAGATCGCCGCCGACATCGTGCTCGTCGCCGTCGGTGCGGCACCGGCCACGAGCCTGGCCGCGGACGCGGGTCTCGAGGTCGGCGACGGCGTGGTGGTCGACGAGCGGCTGCGTACGTCTGATCCGCGCGTCTTCGCCGCGGGCGACGTCGCGCTCGCGAAGCACACCGCGCTCGGCCCGCTGCGGGTCGAGCACTGGGACAACGCGATCAAACAGGGTCGGCTGGTGGCCCGGTCGATGCTGGGCAAGGACGGCGCCTACGACTGGCAGCCCTACTTCTTCACCGACCAGTTCGAGTTCTCGATGGAGTACGTCGGCCGCTCCGCCCCCGAGGACGAGGTGATCCTCCGCGGGAACACCGAGGGTGACGAGTTCATCGCCTACTGGCGGCGCGGTGCCACCGTCACCGCCGGGATGAACGTCGGGATCTGGGACGTCAACGACAAGCTCCG includes:
- a CDS encoding A/G-specific adenine glycosylase, translated to MTELHDAVLDWYDANARDLPWRTATATPWSVMVSEFMLQQTPVSRVLPVHEAWLERWPTPADLAAEPTGEAVRAWGRLGYPRRALRLHAAATAIVEQHGGEVPDSYDELIALPGVGDYTAAAIATFAYGKRHVVLDTNVRRVFARTLSGVEFPAPSVNKAERELAAGVLPHDEPTAATWSVAVMELGALVCTAAGPSCARCPVADLCAWRAAGHPAYDGPPRKVQTWAGTDRQCRGRLLAVLRDADSPVHRSRLDVVWSDETQRKRALEGLLKDNLAAEVEPDFFALP
- the disA gene encoding DNA integrity scanning diadenylate cyclase DisA; translation: MPADRTADSLRLRETLALIAPGTPLRDGLERILRGRTGALIVLGHDKMVDAISTGGFTLDVPFTSTGLRELAKMDGAIIVDDSLSRIVQAAVHLMPDHTIPSTETGTRHRTADRVAKQTGHPVISVSQSMQIIAAYVGQTRHVLEDSGQILSRANQALATLERYKLRLDEVASTLSALEIEDLVTVRDVAVVAQRLEMVTRIAREIEDYVLELGTDGRLLSLQLEELITGVDAEREMVIRDYLPRGRRARSPEELLAELEALNSAELVDPAATARVLGLTTSDALDGAVAPRGYRLLAKVPRLPPAVVDRLVDHFGTLQKLLSASVDDLQAVEGVGELRARSVREGLSRLAESTILERYV
- a CDS encoding NAD(P)/FAD-dependent oxidoreductase, translating into MGTEQIVVIGAGLAAVSAIEALRDEGYAGRLTLVGKEPELPYERPQLSKDFLSGAKEFKLSHDKAWFAEKDVTVLTGTTATALNLDGGTVTLDNGEELPFDQLLLATGADPKTPPIPGVENAMTLRTVEDARRLKEAIEPGTRVVAVGGGWIGLEVAASVTALGGKAVVLEAAAQPLLNVLGPTLAEHVAALHTRHGVEVHTGTTVEAIEPGLVRTSAGEIAADIVLVAVGAAPATSLAADAGLEVGDGVVVDERLRTSDPRVFAAGDVALAKHTALGPLRVEHWDNAIKQGRLVARSMLGKDGAYDWQPYFFTDQFEFSMEYVGRSAPEDEVILRGNTEGDEFIAYWRRGATVTAGMNVGIWDVNDKLRELVGTDADPDQLTESP
- a CDS encoding LacI family DNA-binding transcriptional regulator, translated to MAVPRSGGHISAAPPTLADVAELAGVSRQTVSNAVNNPDLLRADTLARVQDAIDKLGYQPNRAARSLRTRASHLIGLRMPALQEGTANAMMDRFVHTFVEAAAETGYHVLLFYGDPADPLDGYDELLRSTAVDAFVVTDTHLGGQQTTWLQSRRARFVSFGRPWTQPDAKHPWVDVDLAYGAEIATEHLIERGHSKIAWIGWHKDSLLGEERRSGWIHAMHTHGLSTTGLASRTEDSISSGKAAADAILDETEPTALVCASDTLAMGVLHSLFERRLRLGEDVAVVGFDDSQVAQTVPPGITSVRPPLEEAARELVKALEELLATPSYAAPGVMLKPALTVRGSS
- the radA gene encoding DNA repair protein RadA, whose product is MATARSSKRATYRCSECGWETGKWVGRCGECQAWGSVAETAAPIGRTPAAPVSTAAVPIGKVSVTESERRTSGVPELDRVLGGGLVPGAAILLAGEPGVGKSTLLLEVAAQTARYGRRALYVTGEESASQVRLRADRTNAIQDELYLAAETDLGAVLTHIEETRPDLIVVDSVQTIGASGVEGVPGGVTQVREVAAALIRVAKTRNITTVVVGHVTKDGAIAGPRVLEHLVDVVLHFEGARDSRFRMVRAMKNRFGPVDEVGCFDLSSEGIVAVTDPSGLFVETHHVSVPGTCVTVTMEGRRPLLAEIQALTVLGAEERAKRTTSGLDGSRLAMILAVLQRHARVGLSGRDVFASTVGGARISDPAADLAMALAVASSHTGTPTPRGVVALGEIGLAGELRRVRDLDQRLSEAARLGFTVAVVPADPGTPVPNRPNERDVDGMRVFEVHSISAALEFLRLV